One Babesia bovis T2Bo chromosome 4 map unlocalized Chr4_1, whole genome shotgun sequence genomic window carries:
- a CDS encoding variant erythrocyte surface antigen-1 alpha subunit, with amino-acid sequence MSYYRTRPYSEKTQIFHYSIQYGTPVVRTYIDQLAQVLSALLGWSRIDKCPDKGTCQKGVNGYQHGTKDGCKYLKDVKHENKCEKCECMKWDVKKPDQEGTPLGRKCQRCKGSGDAQCSCSTGGCSPGEECQCAKKGKCCKCCCTGCTKCKKECSCIEKESEKKDLGIYVHKETYQSAYWSYTNAKHFEQYGMTATWNALYRYKKVNTNDPPSQRRHQCAQILLGSVCLIWSGVTYMHWTGKYHSGSSYWNNHILDGSGLDDGTLSLWLQALGFPRDMINNHGPRNRLDAVIWDGFMGRLFLGFTHPSGSDGTTAKQPYDMNYAGFVHTAHRDSFYDKARVFPKNGTGSGTDQNKIGAIFKLYILSCAYFTGLQKKTPTQSTTSKTPKTIREILYWLSALPYNQAYPEILEHSKEVLKKVAPEKDGTKTLSFYQTGRTHPITVHEFNLFAHFQAVTQYCPLVLIGIQGGIHSTKGTDSTKEPPIHSLYANTECHFTYPTVSIQAYNQVVHYIRALFYQLYFLRKQCAVKVTCGGKWRECRYGQGVVSKGVISWMCLGCDPMEHDRKSRVNKVKEGLVGVTNGTGKDDTLMKSLVDVLEEIGDVVVQLGNAQERLDTGNNDLGGVMKALNGVFSEVNAGSDLKGVLQKVLGKLETEKVNGLEEKAGSLNGLKEATTKAKAALEAAKDAVGKQNGTDVDPCKNLVSAAIHGLQKALEAFMKWAEQDEKDVIEQAKKTLRHVGTLTNAGDEVNLRNVKLEAHYSAILKSIKDLLSICNSPKCPGCAKHSDKCGQPSKPTICDKCHQPTTTGVPSPLQAFLEDRLPGFSCESTKELLDKQEEDRDQKGGNGTLASVLEYPSAASHLHHTNSPGQCCPLPMGFRNQFYSGSTSDCTGQRLYGILYFFSNENMMQSCVYTLVRVTAELSATTPQVLGDVFGFFRGGVGNKEEAEDKSKGKCDHISNPGEKGNDKKYFCGWCASGLRDEVQGIQWIPKVDDDKGGKYRQSVGQALIEIKGDKGSVGAVAYANPTTTPNNLSTLTEQPQYVSPLTGELYTAVSATFGNTYLSWVLYLSDALEGGLKSLSEAFQQIECNACKGQCDPNKCKKGEHGQKSNPQDAKSTQLCQCQSIVSCTGVLPVLYRHGFSYGNPFNLEGYRQKGEKNGDYSIEKVDAGKKHCHEFLSSLSAVIKKKEEVTRGQDYNHYLECYNDSPSVHHHSYTLYTFFPVELLPGTD; translated from the exons ATGTCCTACTACAGGACTAGACCGTATTCAGAGAAAACACAAATCTTTCACTACTCTATACAGTA TGGTACCCCTGTGGTacggacctacatagaccagttggcacaggtactcagtgcactccttgggtggagtaggatAGATAAGTGTCCTGACAAGGGCACGTGCCAGAAGGGTGTCAAtggatatcaacatggcaCTAAAGATGGCTGCAAGTATCTCAAGGATGTAAAACATGAGAACAAGTGTGAGAAGTGTgaatgtatgaaatgggacGTGAAGAAGCCGGACCAGGAAGGAACACCGCTGGGAAGGAAGTGCCAGAGGTGTAAGGGTAGTGGTGATGCACAGTGTAGCTGTAGTACTGGTGGATGTAGTCCTGGCGAGGAGTGTCAATGCGCCAAaaaaggcaaatgctgcaagtgttgttgtacggGTTGTACGAAGTGTAAGAAGGAGTGTAGTTGTATCGAAAAGGAGAGTGAAAAGAAGGACCTCGgtatatatgtacacaAAGAGACGTATCAATCGGCATATTGGTCATACACAAATGCTAAACATTTCGAGCAGTACGGTATGACAGCTACATGGAATGCACTCTATCGATATAAAAAAGTCAATACCAATGACCCCCCGTCACAACGCCgacaccaatgtgcccagATATTATTAGGCTCcgtatgtctcatttggagtgGAGTGActtatatgcattggacaGGGAAGTACCATTCCGGTAGCTCATAttggaacaatcacatccttGACGgcagtggtctagatgacgGTACCCTGTCCCTatggctacaggccttagggtttcctagggatatgATTAATAACCATGGTCCTAGAAATAGGTTGGATGCTgtcatatgggatgggtttaTGGGAAGACTATTTCTAGGGTTTACTCATCCTAGTGGCAGTGACGGTACTACAGCAAAACAACCGTACGATATGAATTACGCCggttttgtacatactgcacatagggattcattctATGATAAAGCTAGAGTGTTCCCCAAGAATGGCACTGGCTCTGGTACTGACCAGAACAAGATTGGTGCCATtttcaagctctatattctatcatgtgcctattttacTGGATTACAGAAGAAGACTCCTACTCAGAGTACTACCTCTAAAACTCCCAAGACAATCCGGgagatcctctactggctcagtgcattgccatataatCAGGCTTACCCAGAGATACTGGAGCATTCCAAGGAggtattgaagaaggtagcaCCAGAAAAGGATGGTACTAAAACGCTTTCATTCTACCAAACAGGCCGTACCCATCCCATCACAGTccatgaattcaacctctttgcccacttccaagcagtgacccagtattgcccactggtcctcataggtatccaaggCGGCATACACAGcactaaaggcactgacagcACTAAAGAACCACCTATTCACTCCCTCTATGCTAACACAGAATGCCACTTCACATATCCCACTGTATCtatccaagcatacaaccaggtggttcactacattagggctctgttctaccagttgtacttccttaggaagcaatgcgCGGTTAAAGTGACTTGTGGAGGgaaatggcgtgaatgtaggtatggcCAGGGGGTAGTgtccaagggggtaattagctggatgtgcctggggtgtgaccccatggagcatgataggaaaaGTAGGGTAAATAAGGTAAAGGAGGGGTTAGTGGGGGTAACGAATGGAACAGGGAAAGATGATACATTGATGAAGTCTCTAGTGGATGTACTtgaggagattggtgatgtagtggtacaattgggtaatgcccaaGAGAGGTTGGATACGGGAAATAATGATCTAGGGGGAGTGATGAAGGCACTGAATGGAGTGTTTTCAGAGGTGAATGCTGGGAGTGATCTAAAGGGGGTACTACAGAAGGTGCTAGGAAAATTGGAGACGGAGAAAGTGAATGGACTAGAGGAGAAGGCAGGGTCACTGAATGGACTAAAGGAGGCTACTACGAAGGCTAAGGCGGCACTAGAGGCGGCTAAGGATGCAGTTGGGAAGCAAAACGGTACGGATGTTGATCCATGTAAGAACCTAGTGAGTGCTGCTATCCATGGGTTACAGAAGGCATTGGAAGCATTTATGAAGTGGGCAGAACAAGATGAAAAGGATGTTATAGAGCAAGCTAAAAAGACACTGAGACATGTAGGAACACTAACAAACGCCGGAGATGAAGTAAATTTGCGCAATGTTAAACTGGAAGCACACTATTCGGCAATTCTCAAGTCCATCAAAGACCTCCTTTCCATCTGCAACTCTCCCAAATGCCCGGGATGTGCAAAACACAGTGACAAGTGCGGCCAACCATCAAAACCCACTATCTGTGacaaatgccaccaacCCACgaccactggtgtcccctcccccctccaggcattcctggaAGACAGGTTACCAGGCTTTAGTTGTGAAAGTACTAAAGAGTTGCTAGACAAACAAGAGGAAGATAGGGATCAGAAAGGGGGAAATGGGACTCTTGCATCGGTGCTAGAATACCCCtctgctgcatcccacttacATCACACCAACAGtcctggccagtgctgcccattgccaatgggttttagaaatcaattctatagtggTAGCACCAGTGATTGTACTGGCCAACGCCTATATGGCATcctgtacttcttcagtaatgAGAatatgatgcagtcgtgcgtttatacactagtgagggtAACAGCAGAactcagtgctaccacaccacaggtactgggtgatgtctttgggttctttagaggtggtgtaggaaatAAAGAAGAGGCGGAGGATAAATCGAAGGGAAAGTGTGATCACATTAGTAATCCAGGTGAGAAGGGGAACGATAAGAAGTATTTctgcggctggtgtgcctctgggttaaggGATGAGGTGCAAGGTATCcagtggataccaaaggTAGACGATGATAAAGGAGGGAAGTATAGACAGAGTGTAGGACAAGCCCTGATAGAAATTAAGGGAGACAAAGGCAGCGTTGGTGCCGTCGCATATGCCAATCCTACTACCACCCCTAATAACCTCTCAACACTCACTGAGCAGCCACAGTATGtatcccccctaaccggtgagcTTTATACCGCAGTAAGTGCCACTTTCGGTAACACGTAtctctcatgggtactgtatctatcagatgcacttgaaggTGGTCTAAAGTCACTGTCTGAGgcattccaacagattgaatgcaATGCGTGTAAAGGGcaatgtgaccccaataagtgcaaaAAAGGTGAACACGGACAGAAGAGTAATCCTCAGGACGCTAAGAGCACTCAACTCTGTCagtgccaatcaatcgtatcatgtaccggggtatTACCGGTcttgtatagacatggcttcagctacggtaacccattcaatctggaggggtaccgGCAGAAGGGGGAGAAGAATGGAGATTATAGCATAGAGAAGGTGGACGCAGGGAAGAAGCATTGTCATGAGTTCTTAAGCAGTctcagtgcagtgatcaaaAAGAAGGAGGAAGTCACCCGGGGCCAGGACTACAACCACTACCTGGAGTGCTACAATGACTCTCCTTCTGTCCACCACCATTcttacaccttgtacaccttCTTCCCAGTTGAACTCCTTCCTGGTACGGATTAG
- a CDS encoding SmORF protein (Small Open Reading Frame (SmORF)) codes for MNGGHKNNWLQPLVISSLTVSNNMVNVNRLPKLCVVVALGLSATATSTDVAQEQPRKESFLSRFLGKKGEPTTKHHEAPVHTETAHLLMFPLEWYLLPYPINRKYLLKALPSNLAAKVPEDCNEPIKPEFQQLVILLPTNFTKIVSLNTLWKLSVLVAFGVSTTATATDVAQEQPKKEELENGSLRNKEKPGTKPVEVKEATRITTKRNSDPNDPPMFSVEWYLLPKPLNRASLRERLPWFAQNTVPRDCNQPIAPPTEKYIRNHFSWVEKQKQKESSSADATTTNVSQPKKGSFLSRFFSKNNKQVDIPDLPKYSLEWYFLPKEESRKHLRDRLPYASKGVVASDCRESIAPVFEKRIRDYLSLYTVDWYLLPKPENRATLRNSLPKDLVEKVPEDCMEHIEPEVEDYIRKYFLWYCFEWYLLPKPENRAALRNSLPEDLAAKVPEDCNEPISPDVEELIREHFTVIEKKQRPNRFWYLHL; via the exons ATGAATGGGGGGCATAAGAACAACTGGCTCCAACCGTTAGTAATCTCATCCCTAACTGTCTCCAACAACATGGTAAATGTTAACAGATTACCAAAGCTCTGTGTAGTTGTGGCTTTAGGGCTCTCTGCCACGGCCACATCTACTGATGTGGCCCAGGAGCAACCCAGGAAAGAGTCGTTCTTAAGCAGATTCTTAGGTAAGAAAGGAGAACCTACCACCAAACATCATGAGGCGCCTGTACACACTGAGACAGCGCATCTACTTATGTTCCCtcttgaatggtatctgttaccctATCCCATAAACAGAAAATATCTTCTAAAAGCATTGCCATCTAATTTGGCTGCAAAGGTACCAGAAgactgtaatgaaccaataaAACCCGAA TTCCAACAGTTAGTTATCTTACTCCCTACTAACTTCACCAAGATTGTATCTCTAAACACGTTATGGAAGCTTTCTGTATTGGTGGCATTCGGGGTCTCTACCACGGCCACTGCTACCGATGTAGCCCAGgagcaacccaagaaggaagaATTGGAGAATGGATCATTACGTAACAAAGAAAAGCCTGGGACTAAGCCAGTGGAAGTAAAAGAAGCAACCAGGATTACCACTAAAAGAAACAGTGATCCAAATGATCCACCGATGTTCagtgttgaatggtatctgttacccaaGCCCCTAAATAGAGCAAGTCTTCGTGAGAGGTTGCCTTGGTTTGCGCAAAATACTGTGCCAAGGGACTGTAATCAGCCAATAGCTCCACCAACAGAAAAATATATTCGAAATCATTTTTCTTGGGTTGAGAAACAGAAACAGAAGGAGTCATCTTCTGCGGATGCCACAACCACTAATGTGAGCCAACCCAAGAAGGGATCCTTCCTAAGCAGATTCTTCAgtaaaaacaacaaacagGTTGATATCCCAGATTTACCCAAGTATTCTCTTGAATGGTATTTCTTACCCAAGGAGGAAAGCAGGAAACATCTTCGTGACAGGTTGCCATATGCTTCGAAAGGTGTTGTAGCATCGGACTGTAGAGAATCAATAGCGCCTGTGTTTGAAAAACGCATTAGGGATTATTTGTCATTATATACCGTAGACTGGTATCTATTACCCAAGCCCGAAAACAGAGCTACCCTGCGTAATTCGTTACCAAAGGATTTGGTCGAAAAGGTTCCAGAGGACTGCATGGAGCATATAGAGCCCGAGGTGGAGGATTACATTAggaaatattttttatggTATTGctttgaatggtatctgttacccaaGCCCGAAAACAGGGCCGCCCTGCGTAATTCGTTGCCAGAGGATTTGGCTGCAAAGGTACCAGAggactgtaatgaaccaataaGCCCCGACGTGGAAGAACTTATTAGAGAGCATTTCACAGTGATTGAGAAGAAGCAGAGGCCTAATCGTTTTTGGTATTTGCATTTGTAA